Proteins from one Pontibacter korlensis genomic window:
- a CDS encoding DUF5916 domain-containing protein — MLTRLIPFALAFGLCIGGAQASGHNEDTESEKNKRSKTMKVMRTQAAPVLDGHLEPEVWEQVQPARNFYRYDPLNGKPSSQQTEVYMLYDDDAVYIGAMLHDTAPDSVLTQLGQRDSGENNSDMFGVYLDTYNDKQNAFAFLISAAGVQTDIKYSQGSEDWNWDAVWESSVRTHEGGWTVELRIPYGAIRFPKAEVQTWGVNYMRVIRRSREKSYWSHVDNSVSGLINQAGRAIGIEGVQSPVRLQFMPYVSGYVNHFANKNGESDAKDLTHSINGGMDVKYGINDAFTLDVTLIPDFGQTQSDNQILNLGPFEVKYSENRQFFTEGTELFNKAGLFYSRRIGARPVGYGKVKEQLVEGEDIISNPVETQLLNAAKVSGRTRRGLGIGLFNAFTGNTYATVQDSTTGTTREVLSDPFTNYNVFVLDQTLPRNSYVTFTNTNVTRASGFYDANVTGLRMRFADKYNMFALTSGGNLSQLYGKEDDGSTTLGHQYFVNLSKISGNFRFGLNHNVESNTYDINDLGFISNNNEISSSASVSYNFYQPVWKFLSWNNSFSVSHSMLYEPNKFIAMDFNASTSVRFRNFTSVWLNASLRPSDRHDYFEARTFPQVFVRPPAFSSNLGVSTDYRKRLALDASSSYWRSRRYDQDSWGFNFTPRFRVNDKFSIANGNSLNLEKRNIGYANKYTDAQQQTRILFGDRTLTTVSTTVSSAYIFNERSGLTLNMRHYWSRAAYQEFYELTKKGLLQPTTAEQETYTSEINDINYNTFTLDLVYSWRFAPGSELRVVWKNFIEDQGGKIENRYFDNMSNTFAVPQNNNFSVKLLYFIDYISLRNVFSA; from the coding sequence ATGCTTACTAGACTTATACCTTTTGCGCTTGCATTTGGTCTGTGCATTGGAGGAGCACAGGCCAGCGGCCACAACGAAGACACCGAATCAGAGAAAAACAAACGCAGCAAAACCATGAAGGTGATGCGTACCCAGGCTGCGCCCGTACTAGACGGGCACCTGGAGCCGGAGGTATGGGAACAGGTTCAGCCTGCCCGCAACTTCTATCGCTACGATCCTCTCAATGGCAAGCCTTCTTCGCAACAAACGGAGGTGTATATGCTCTATGATGACGATGCTGTGTACATAGGGGCCATGCTACATGATACAGCACCTGACTCTGTGCTTACCCAATTGGGGCAGCGCGACTCCGGTGAAAATAACTCCGATATGTTTGGTGTGTACCTCGACACCTATAACGACAAGCAAAACGCTTTTGCTTTTCTTATATCTGCTGCTGGGGTGCAAACTGATATCAAGTATTCCCAGGGGAGTGAAGACTGGAACTGGGATGCTGTATGGGAAAGCAGCGTGCGCACCCATGAGGGCGGCTGGACTGTGGAGTTGCGCATTCCTTACGGAGCCATTCGTTTTCCAAAAGCAGAGGTGCAAACCTGGGGCGTTAACTACATGCGCGTCATCCGCCGCTCCCGCGAAAAATCATACTGGAGCCACGTCGACAACTCTGTAAGCGGCCTGATAAACCAGGCCGGCCGTGCAATAGGTATTGAAGGTGTACAATCGCCGGTTAGGCTGCAGTTTATGCCTTATGTATCAGGCTATGTGAACCACTTCGCGAACAAAAACGGTGAGTCTGATGCCAAAGACCTAACCCACTCCATTAATGGTGGCATGGATGTGAAGTATGGCATCAACGATGCATTTACCCTGGATGTAACACTGATACCTGATTTTGGCCAGACGCAGTCAGACAACCAGATATTGAACCTGGGGCCTTTTGAAGTAAAGTATAGCGAGAACCGCCAGTTCTTCACCGAAGGCACGGAGCTATTTAATAAAGCAGGACTTTTTTATTCACGCCGAATAGGAGCAAGACCTGTGGGCTATGGCAAAGTGAAAGAGCAGCTAGTTGAGGGTGAAGACATCATCAGCAACCCGGTGGAAACACAACTGCTTAACGCAGCTAAAGTATCCGGCAGAACGCGCCGTGGCTTAGGAATAGGTCTTTTCAACGCTTTCACCGGCAACACTTACGCCACTGTGCAGGACTCTACCACGGGCACGACCCGGGAGGTGCTTTCCGACCCATTTACGAACTATAACGTGTTTGTGCTGGATCAAACCCTGCCGCGCAACTCTTATGTTACCTTCACCAACACGAACGTTACCCGCGCCAGTGGCTTCTATGATGCCAACGTGACGGGCTTGCGCATGCGCTTTGCTGATAAGTATAACATGTTTGCCCTAACCAGTGGCGGCAACCTAAGCCAGCTCTACGGCAAAGAAGATGATGGCAGTACCACACTTGGGCATCAGTATTTTGTAAACCTGAGCAAAATCAGTGGCAACTTTCGGTTTGGCTTAAACCACAATGTGGAGTCTAACACATATGATATTAACGACCTAGGCTTTATCAGCAACAACAACGAGATTAGCAGTAGCGCCAGTGTAAGTTATAATTTTTACCAGCCAGTCTGGAAGTTCCTGTCGTGGAACAATAGCTTCAGCGTAAGCCACAGTATGCTGTATGAGCCAAATAAATTCATTGCCATGGATTTTAACGCCAGCACCAGCGTACGTTTCCGCAACTTCACCAGCGTCTGGCTAAATGCCAGCTTGCGCCCCTCCGACAGGCACGATTACTTTGAGGCACGCACATTCCCGCAGGTGTTTGTACGCCCACCAGCTTTTAGCTCAAACCTTGGCGTTAGTACAGATTACCGTAAGCGCCTTGCCTTAGATGCCTCTTCAAGTTACTGGCGCTCCCGCCGCTACGACCAGGACAGCTGGGGATTCAACTTCACTCCCCGTTTCCGGGTTAATGATAAATTCTCCATCGCAAACGGCAACAGCTTAAACCTGGAGAAGCGCAATATTGGGTACGCCAATAAGTACACAGATGCTCAGCAGCAAACACGCATCCTTTTCGGCGATCGCACCCTAACCACGGTTAGTACCACCGTAAGCAGTGCCTATATATTTAACGAGCGCTCAGGGCTTACTCTTAACATGCGTCATTACTGGTCCAGAGCGGCTTACCAGGAGTTCTATGAACTAACGAAAAAGGGGCTGCTGCAACCAACCACTGCAGAGCAGGAAACATATACATCTGAAATTAATGACATCAACTACAACACCTTTACACTTGACTTGGTGTATAGCTGGCGTTTTGCACCGGGTAGCGAGCTGCGTGTGGTGTGGAAGAATTTTATTGAAGATCAGGGCGGTAAGATCGAAAACCGATACTTCGATAATATGTCTAACACATTTGCAGTGCCGCAAAACAATAATTTCTCTGTTAAACTGCTATACTTCATAGACTATATATCGCTCAGGAACGTATTTTCTGCATAA
- a CDS encoding putative DNA modification/repair radical SAM protein — MESKLIDKLSILADAAKYDVSCSSSGGKRKNENKGLGNAEGMGICHSYTEDGRCVSLLKILLTNHCIYDCAYCVTRRSNDVKRAAFTVQEVVDLTINFYRRNYIEGLFLSSGIFKNADYTMERLVRVAKKLRQEHKFNGYIHLKAIPGASEELIKEAGLYADRLSVNIELPSEMSLQQLAPEKNYKEVLDPMSSIKRQLVQAKEEKKLFKSAPDFAPAGQSTQLIVGASAENDHQILQLSNQLYQDYSLKRVYYSGYVPISSDERLPIIAAPPIIRENRIYQADWLMRFYGFDAKEIVDEQHPHLDLEIDPKLGWALRNRHIFPVELNTADYEMILRVPGIGVKSAQKIVSARRFTSLNFEHLRQMGVVLKRAKYFITCQTKSLQRQDFDSELIRRKILFGEGSVRSALLTQQLDLFRQVG, encoded by the coding sequence ATGGAAAGCAAGTTGATAGATAAACTAAGTATTTTAGCAGATGCTGCCAAATACGATGTTTCATGCTCTTCAAGCGGTGGAAAACGCAAAAACGAGAACAAAGGATTGGGTAACGCTGAGGGGATGGGCATCTGCCACAGCTACACAGAAGACGGCCGCTGCGTTTCGCTGTTGAAGATTCTGTTGACTAACCACTGCATTTATGACTGTGCCTATTGTGTAACCAGAAGGAGCAATGATGTAAAGCGTGCAGCCTTTACTGTGCAGGAGGTGGTAGACCTCACGATCAACTTCTACCGGCGCAATTACATCGAAGGGCTTTTCCTGAGTTCAGGTATTTTCAAGAACGCTGACTATACTATGGAGCGGTTGGTACGAGTAGCAAAGAAACTGCGCCAGGAGCATAAGTTTAATGGGTATATCCATCTTAAGGCTATACCGGGAGCCAGCGAGGAGCTGATAAAAGAAGCAGGCCTGTATGCCGATAGGTTAAGTGTTAATATTGAGCTGCCATCAGAGATGAGCCTGCAACAGCTGGCACCTGAGAAGAACTACAAAGAGGTACTGGACCCAATGAGTAGTATTAAGCGGCAGTTAGTGCAGGCTAAGGAAGAGAAGAAACTCTTTAAGTCTGCTCCAGACTTTGCACCGGCAGGGCAGAGCACGCAACTGATAGTAGGTGCCTCAGCTGAGAACGATCACCAGATTTTGCAACTCTCCAACCAGCTTTATCAGGACTATAGCCTTAAGCGAGTGTATTATTCAGGATATGTGCCGATCAGCAGCGATGAGCGTCTGCCTATTATTGCTGCACCACCTATTATCCGTGAAAACCGCATTTATCAGGCCGATTGGCTGATGCGCTTTTATGGCTTCGATGCAAAAGAGATAGTAGACGAGCAGCACCCGCACCTTGATCTGGAGATAGACCCCAAGCTTGGCTGGGCCTTGCGCAACAGGCACATATTTCCGGTAGAGCTAAATACTGCCGATTATGAAATGATACTGCGCGTGCCAGGCATTGGGGTAAAAAGTGCTCAGAAAATTGTATCGGCCAGAAGATTTACGTCTTTGAACTTTGAGCACTTGCGCCAGATGGGTGTAGTACTAAAACGTGCAAAGTATTTTATCACCTGCCAAACAAAGAGCCTGCAGCGGCAGGATTTTGATTCGGAGTTAATTCGCAGGAAAATATTATTTGGTGAGGGCTCTGTTCGCAGTGCTTTGCTCACACAGCAGCTTGACCTGTTTCGGCAGGTGGGATAA
- a CDS encoding S1 RNA-binding domain-containing protein, whose translation MVDLGNYNELEIAREVDFGVYLTSDDGDILLPGKYLPEGAKVGDKLRVFVYRDSEDRIIATTLEPYATVGEFACLTCTDVTPFGAFLDWGLEKDLLVPLNNQKDKMQVGRKYCVYIYLDDSSDRVVATTKLGKYLYNQDIKLNEGDEVQLLVAGFTDIGVKVIINSEYMGILYKNEVFQDLRIGDKATGYIKLIRPDNKIDVTLRKPGVNQKEEKDEAADKIMRLLQQGSGWLPLSDGSTPEDIYQTLGMSKKTFKRAIGGLYKAGKITIEPDSIRLRKS comes from the coding sequence ATGGTTGATTTAGGCAATTACAACGAGCTGGAAATAGCTCGTGAAGTGGACTTTGGCGTTTACCTTACTTCTGATGACGGAGATATTCTGTTACCTGGCAAGTACTTGCCAGAAGGCGCAAAAGTAGGTGACAAACTACGCGTTTTTGTGTACCGTGACTCTGAAGACCGCATCATTGCCACTACCCTGGAGCCATATGCTACTGTGGGTGAATTTGCCTGCCTTACCTGTACCGATGTAACTCCTTTTGGCGCTTTCCTGGACTGGGGGCTTGAGAAAGATCTACTGGTGCCACTTAACAACCAGAAGGACAAAATGCAGGTAGGGCGCAAGTACTGCGTATACATATACCTGGACGACTCCTCAGACCGTGTAGTGGCTACTACCAAACTGGGCAAGTACCTGTACAACCAAGACATCAAGCTGAACGAAGGCGACGAGGTACAACTGCTCGTGGCCGGTTTCACCGACATCGGGGTTAAGGTCATCATCAACAGCGAATACATGGGTATCCTCTACAAAAACGAGGTATTCCAGGACCTTCGCATCGGTGACAAGGCTACCGGTTATATTAAGCTCATCCGCCCGGACAACAAGATAGATGTAACGCTACGAAAGCCAGGTGTAAATCAGAAAGAGGAAAAGGACGAGGCAGCCGATAAGATTATGCGCCTGCTGCAGCAAGGCAGCGGTTGGCTTCCCCTCTCCGATGGCAGCACCCCTGAAGATATTTACCAGACGCTGGGCATGAGTAAAAAAACGTTTAAACGCGCCATTGGCGGCTTATATAAAGCTGGTAAGATAACTATTGAGCCAGACAGCATCAGGCTGAGGAAAAGCTAA
- a CDS encoding TIGR03915 family putative DNA repair protein has protein sequence MHLYTYDGSFEGLLTVVFEAFERKAWPTSIEQEHLAQPSMFGQTIPVLTDEEKANRVWQGLQKKLSVGAQQALYHTYLWEQPGFEQVIFDYIKLVFSSAENVEGNYAAPCVLQVTQAAKQVHREKHRMEAFVRFQKTADELYFATISPDFNVLPLIVHHFEKRYADQRWAIYDTLRRYGAFYDLHQVSLVHLELPVNQRRVSPAAETMHEEEDKYQQLWQVYFDNVNIPERKNPKLHLRHIPKRYWKYLSEKQPRQLK, from the coding sequence ATGCATCTCTATACCTATGACGGCTCTTTCGAAGGACTTCTGACGGTGGTTTTTGAGGCCTTCGAACGTAAAGCCTGGCCCACCAGTATAGAGCAGGAGCACCTGGCACAGCCAAGTATGTTTGGCCAGACTATACCTGTTTTAACAGATGAGGAAAAAGCGAACCGTGTGTGGCAAGGGCTTCAGAAGAAACTAAGTGTAGGGGCGCAACAGGCGCTCTATCATACCTATTTATGGGAGCAGCCGGGGTTTGAGCAAGTTATTTTCGATTACATTAAGCTCGTTTTCAGTTCTGCAGAGAATGTAGAAGGAAATTACGCTGCACCCTGTGTGTTACAGGTAACGCAGGCAGCAAAGCAGGTTCACCGTGAGAAACATCGTATGGAGGCATTTGTTCGGTTTCAGAAAACGGCCGATGAGCTATACTTTGCTACCATTTCTCCAGACTTTAATGTGCTGCCGCTCATTGTGCACCACTTCGAAAAGCGTTATGCCGATCAACGTTGGGCAATTTATGATACCTTGCGCCGCTATGGCGCATTTTATGACCTACATCAGGTATCCCTGGTACATCTGGAATTGCCAGTAAACCAGCGCCGGGTTTCACCTGCAGCGGAGACAATGCACGAGGAGGAAGATAAGTACCAGCAACTATGGCAAGTTTACTTTGACAACGTCAACATTCCCGAGCGCAAAAATCCCAAGCTGCACCTGCGGCACATTCCCAAACGTTATTGGAAGTATCTTTCTGAAAAACAGCCCCGGCAATTAAAATAA